The Brachyhypopomus gauderio isolate BG-103 chromosome 2, BGAUD_0.2, whole genome shotgun sequence genome contains a region encoding:
- the LOC143488548 gene encoding uncharacterized protein LOC143488548 has product MRMMKALDLLLLLSLCAAQRRWSQETLEHRDKANSKICSNLTQVLDNWKYAIMYQVKDLLVNNHASVLPEYVRIQPLSDAVDDLYKQFNTLKENLAKLTENFDKVETFVDEIQAGKVPRSSLWMAPRHSGMRSPIQTPGRASTRDPSAGEWIWRARARRGPAT; this is encoded by the exons ATGAGGATGATGAAAGCTCTGGATCTGCTGTTGCTGCTCTCACTATGTGCTGCTCAGAGAAGGTGGAGCCAGGAGACACTCGAACATAGAG ACAAAGCAAACAGCAAGATCTGCTCCAACCTGACCCAGGTGCTGGACAACTGGAAATACGCTATAATGTACCAGGTGAAGGATCTGCTGGTGAACAATCATGCCTCTGTCTTGCCGGAATATGTCCG GATTCAGCCCCTGTCTGATGCAGTGGATGATCTCTACAAGCAGTTCAACACGTTGAAGGAGAACCTTGCAAAACTCACAGAGAACTTTGACAAGGTAGAAACCTTTGTGGATGAGATCCAGGCCGGGAAGGTTCCCAGGTCCTCACTGTGGATGGCTCCACGGCATTCTGGCATGAGGTCCCCAATCCAGACACCTGGAAGGGCTTCCACAAGAGATCCTAGTGCAGGGGAGTGGATCTGGAGGGCGAGGGCCAGGAGGGGTCCTGCCACGTAG